In Synechococcus sp. PCC 6312, one genomic interval encodes:
- a CDS encoding DUF1997 domain-containing protein — MYLHFTANQTVTLDVPSHPTPIQHYLRQPQRLVHALTDPTRVELLGEHCFRLKMRPVNFLMITLQPVVDMEVKAAADGSIRLRSKACEIRGVDYINQRFRLDLIGYLRPEVTPNQTKLIGQADLKVGVDMPPPLSLTPLPILEATGNGLLKSVLLTIKQRLMHQLLADYGAWLEEQHPHELPAEEGMVTVPGLV, encoded by the coding sequence ATGTATCTCCACTTTACGGCTAACCAAACTGTAACCCTGGATGTGCCCAGTCATCCTACCCCCATCCAACACTATTTACGCCAGCCCCAACGCCTTGTCCATGCCCTGACTGACCCAACCCGAGTCGAGCTTTTGGGGGAACATTGCTTTCGCTTAAAAATGCGCCCCGTGAACTTTTTGATGATCACCTTGCAGCCCGTGGTGGATATGGAAGTTAAGGCTGCAGCAGATGGAAGTATTCGCCTACGTTCCAAGGCCTGTGAAATTCGCGGGGTGGACTATATCAATCAGCGGTTTCGCTTGGATCTGATTGGCTATTTACGGCCGGAAGTCACCCCAAACCAAACCAAACTGATTGGCCAGGCCGACTTAAAAGTGGGAGTTGATATGCCGCCCCCCTTATCTTTAACCCCCCTGCCAATTTTGGAAGCGACTGGCAATGGCCTATTAAAAAGTGTCCTCCTCACCATCAAACAGCGCCTCATGCACCAACTTTTGGCCGATTATGGGGCCTGGCTGGAGGAGCAACACCCCCACGAACTCCCCGCCGAAGAGGGCATGGTGACTGTCCCAGGCCTGGTTTAA
- a CDS encoding cytochrome b — MAQWLAVKTRVNSAFQLLMSFHWAMYGCFLILFTTGTIMARLTRGTPGRSEMYDFHKGLGVIVLLLLVARLLVLLRVWWRKYTKQLPKFSPAWWQKCLLHGLLYLFMVVVPLSGLLFSNSRRSGSVQVFGMTLPDLFPVNPKVVELGQDLHFWLAYTFLLTIVVHIIAQRKFVQAQWRRYFT, encoded by the coding sequence ATGGCTCAGTGGTTAGCAGTCAAAACCCGTGTTAATTCTGCCTTTCAGTTATTAATGTCTTTCCATTGGGCCATGTACGGTTGCTTTCTCATTTTGTTTACCACCGGAACAATCATGGCTCGCCTAACCCGTGGTACCCCCGGCCGCAGTGAGATGTACGACTTCCATAAGGGCCTGGGGGTGATTGTTCTACTCCTACTGGTGGCCCGGTTGCTGGTGCTACTGCGGGTTTGGTGGCGCAAATATACTAAACAGTTGCCCAAATTTTCCCCGGCCTGGTGGCAGAAATGTCTTCTTCATGGCCTCCTATATCTGTTTATGGTGGTTGTGCCCTTAAGTGGGTTGTTGTTTTCCAATTCTCGCCGCAGTGGTTCTGTGCAAGTGTTTGGGATGACCCTACCAGATCTATTTCCGGTCAATCCAAAGGTTGTAGAGTTGGGCCAGGACTTGCATTTTTGGTTGGCCTACACCTTTTTGCTTACCATTGTGGTTCACATCATTGCCCAGAGA
- the pheA gene encoding prephenate dehydratase has product MPITLAHLGPAGTYAEMAALAFGNTLSLKHPETFDLHPYPSIAQSLQALDRGEVHYAIVPVENSLEGSVNMTLDTLWQLKHIQITQALVLPISHAFVTQATDLTKVQNVYSHPQALGQCQPWLQEFLPQASQIPTNSTSAALSYLTTDPTTAAITSIRAAQLHHLPIFARDIQAYPLEADTPMNCTRFWVMKPRETDGWPQAGDSYTSLAFSLPNNCPGALVNALMIFAQRNINLSRIESRPSKRSLGDYLFFLDLEVGEKREIVHTALEELQAHTEVLHVWGSYSIAMV; this is encoded by the coding sequence ATGCCCATCACCCTTGCTCACCTTGGTCCCGCCGGAACCTATGCGGAGATGGCGGCCTTGGCATTTGGAAACACACTCAGTCTGAAACACCCCGAGACTTTTGATTTACACCCCTATCCGAGTATTGCTCAATCCCTCCAGGCCTTGGATCGGGGTGAGGTTCACTATGCCATTGTCCCCGTGGAGAATTCCCTCGAGGGCAGCGTCAATATGACCCTTGATACCCTCTGGCAGTTGAAACACATTCAAATTACCCAGGCCCTTGTCTTGCCAATCTCCCATGCTTTTGTAACCCAGGCCACCGATTTAACAAAAGTTCAAAACGTTTACTCACATCCCCAGGCCCTTGGTCAATGCCAACCTTGGTTACAGGAATTTTTACCCCAGGCCAGTCAAATCCCCACCAACTCCACCAGTGCCGCCTTAAGCTATCTCACCACTGATCCCACTACTGCGGCCATTACCTCCATCCGGGCCGCCCAACTCCATCATTTGCCAATTTTTGCCCGTGATATCCAAGCCTACCCCCTTGAGGCTGATACCCCGATGAACTGTACGCGCTTTTGGGTCATGAAACCCCGCGAGACTGACGGCTGGCCCCAGGCCGGTGATAGCTATACCTCCTTAGCCTTTAGTTTGCCTAACAATTGTCCGGGGGCATTAGTCAACGCCTTAATGATCTTTGCCCAACGAAATATTAACCTCAGTCGGATTGAATCCCGCCCCAGTAAACGCAGCTTGGGGGATTATTTATTTTTCCTAGACTTGGAAGTTGGGGAGAAGAGGGAGATTGTCCATACTGCCCTTGAGGAACTTCAGGCCCACACAGAAGTCTTGCACGTTTGGGGCAGCTATTCGATTGCAATGGTCTAA